Proteins found in one Magnolia sinica isolate HGM2019 chromosome 5, MsV1, whole genome shotgun sequence genomic segment:
- the LOC131247286 gene encoding uncharacterized protein LOC131247286: MASMSSSFLFFLLSLSFLSMTQAQVTGNPQPRIHGLAQEKPAEFSPSAFNFFHPKFPTPTHHTFCATARCSASPVSSVSSTFDKPEATQVHKSVWLGPHENGPGIGAGGIAGIVFGSVLFVVLAMGAYYAVITHRANADRANSMVQPDV, encoded by the coding sequence ATGGCATCCATGTCctcctccttcctcttcttcctcttatctctctccttcCTCTCCATGACCCAAGCCCAGGTCACTGGAAACCCACAACCCAGAATCCATGGTCTGGCCCAGGAGAAACCCGCTGAATTCTCTCCGTCCGCTTTCAACTTCTTCCACCCCAAATTTCCTACCCCAACTCACCATACGTTTTGCGCTACTGCCCGTTGTTCAGCATCGCCCGTATCCTCAGTTTCCAGCACATTTGATAAGCCGGAGGCAACTCAAGTTCACAAAAGTGTGTGGCTGGGCCCACATGAAAATGGGCCGGGGATCGGGGCTGGTGGGATAGCTGGCATTGTATTTGGATCAGTCCTTTTCGTGGTTCTAGCAATGGGAGCTTACTATGCAGTGATCACCCATCGAGCCAATGCCGATCGAGCCAATAGCATGGTTCAGCCCGATGTTTGA